The sequence AGAGATGTTATTATAGCTGGATTTAATACTTTCAACTCTAGCTTTTCGCCAAGCGCGAAAATTCCTACATCTTCATAGTATAACGTATACGAGATTTCGAAATAGTAAATAAAGCGCCACACGCTTCTCAAGTAACTTCTTGCTCTTATTCCCTGCATTTCAACTTTTGCACGCCTAATATCGTCGGAAACTATACCCAACAAATCCAAATCTACAATATTGACCAATTGCCCATATACGTAGTCGATGTTTAAACGAATGTATTTTCTCGCCCCCCTATACTTTCCCATGTAATCGAGTAGGCTAAGCAAGAAATTTCTACAATGAGCATAATCTAAGTTAGATATCACGAAACTATATTTTTCAAGTTCCTCAAGAGCCCTTTCGACAGTTTTAATCGATAAGCTTCTGTCGGAGCTTTGAATAACACTTTCTAAGTTATGAGCTTCATCAACGACTATTATCACGTCTTTAAGATTTAAAACGCCTCCATTGTAGGAGAAAACGCTCTGCCTAATAAACGGATTAAAAAGATAGGGATAGGTAGCTATTATAAAATAGGCTTCGTCGAACATGTACTTGCTAGCATACCAGGGACAACTATTCTTTTTAACAGCCTCTTCTAAAAATTCCGTTATAGACGAATAGGCTTCTATCTCAATCCTTTTCAATGGACAAAGATTTTTAGATCTGAAATCTTTACATGTTTCGATAAAATCCTCGCTCGAAATCCACAATTCCTGATTTGTTCTAAGCCTATGAAAACACATATCTCTTTTAGCAATTAAAAACGTATACTTTATCTCCGGCATTTTCGATTTTAGCAAAGCCAATTCTTTAAGCACCGGCCTGACCTCATTCTTGGTTCTAACAACGTACAGACATTTTTTCCCAGGAGCCTTCTCTAAAAACCTCGTCAGCGAATACAAAACTACTATTGTTTTACCAAATCCCGTCGGAGCATTCAACCCTACAATTTTCCCCTTATCGAGCGCTCTATCTATAATATCGATAACTTCTTTTTGTTTCCGTCTAAACTCTGGATACGGCCACATTACCGCTAAACCCTGCTTCTGAATATTATCATACATTATTCTTTAATATCTTTAACATTGAATAGAAAAGGAGAAACATGCACGATGTTAAAGTGGTAAGCAAACCAATCGCCTTAAACATCGTGGGAGGACTGCTCGCAGAAGAAGGAAGCCCCGTCGTTTTCATACCGCTAGATCATAGGCTTAGAACGCTCGTTAGGTATGGGAACGCGCGCATTGTTCTAGGAGAGAAAATGAAAAAACTCGTTAATTATCGCAGGCTTCGCGCAGTATACAATAGCCTTACTAGATATTCTGATCACACCATAGAAATTGTAGTTGAAGATCCGCCTATAACTTTAACTTCTCTCTGCTATGAATCGGCAATATTTGCATCTCTAGCAGATTTTCTAAACTTGGACGCTGACCTGACTCAGTTCTTGATAGAGGAAAAAATTAAAGGCGCCGAGAGAGGCTTGCTTGCAGGCGCTACCATTTGCTCGCTTTTGCAGCGACCAATAGCTTACAGAGTGGAGGAGGGTTTTGTAGAATTTAATAATGGTATAAGAGATTTAAGAGTTTATATTTTTGGTTGTAATAAACAAGTTTCTCTTGGCGACATTTTATCTAAAATTCGTAGGCTAAAAATGGATTATGCTGAAGTTTACGAACCCTTGTTTCATACAATAGCTAGGCTTTCGATTGAAGTGATAGATTCTCTACGAAGTGGAGATTTGTATTCGTTATCGAAATTACTGAGGATAAGTCATAAAATTCTCTCAGCTGCTGAAGTTACCGAAAAAAGGATGGACTATCTTGCTTTAGAGCTTGAAACAAAGGGGTTATGGGGAAAACTTTTAGAAGACATTGGACAATACATTTTTACACTAACAGACCACCAGATAAATCTTAATCATGCTAAATGGCTTGCAGATTTAGAGGTGTACGGGTTCCATGTACTATAAAAAAATCTTCGCAATGTTAACCTTATTAATGTTTACGTGCCTCCTAACTAGTGCAAGCGCGCAACCAGTTTACACTTTAATATTAACAGATAGCGTGATAGTGGAAGATAGCATTTTAAAACCAGGAACCTTAAAGAATACTTTTACGCTAGGCGATGAAGGAATTTACTTATATTTTGAAATCAACAATCTCGAATCCGAGCTAAATCTCGAATTTAAACTGTTTAATCCAGATGGTAAAGAGGTTTTAAACTTAACCTTTAACATACCCGATCCAACGGGTTACGGAGCTTTACGCTATCCTTGGATACGCGGATATATCTACGTGCCTATAGCTAGTGTCAGGAACGGGTCAGCGTTCGTAAAAATATATTATTATGATAAAAGTAGTTGGCAATTGCCAAGTAGCGCTAGAATATCTATTGATGGAGAATGGAAGATTTACGTATATGCTAATGGAAAAATTGTAAAAAACATTTACTTTAACGTCAATAAGCTAAATCTTAAGATATACTTTTTGAATAGGCATATGAAACCAGTAAGCAACGTTAACGTGAGAATATTAGGCGCTCACGAGGATTATCTTTTCGAGACCAAAGATTTTAGTCTTGAGACAAAGTTGAGGCCTGGATTATATTTCATTGAAATTTACAAGTCAAATATACTAGTTTTCAACCAAACAGTGCTTATCGAGTCGAAAGATGTAGAGTATATAGCTGTGTGCAACATAAGCGATTTATCCGTAAAAGTCGTAGATTCATCTAATAACCCTCTCCAAGGAGCTACGATAATACTTGAAGGCCTAGATTCTGTTTTACAGAACGTCACGGACTCTGATGGCTGGGTAACGTTCAAAAATTTGCCTTTCCATAATTACCGGCTAACAGTTGTATGGTATAATGCTAAAGTGGGAGTGGCAAAGATAAGATTTTCAAATACTACAGAAACGCATATTCTAAAAACCAACGTAACGAATCTCTGCGTAAGAGTTCTCGGGGAAAGAAACCAAAACTTGAAAAATGCTAAGGTAACTATCGTCCTTCCGAGAGTTACCTTGACGTTGCTCACCGACGATAATGGATATGCTTTATTCAAGCAGATTCCTTCTGGTAATTGGACTCTAAACATCGAATATAAAAATCTCCGCGAAGAAACTGTAGCAAATACGGCAACGCCTGATTGCTTGATTGTGAAGTTTAAAGTGTTTATTGAATTTTACAACTTCATTCTACCACGAGATTTAGTATATAATCTCGCAATAGGCATTATATCCTTATGGATTCTTTTAATAGTAGCTATAATTTTAAGGTATAGGGTCGGGAGGTAGAAAACTTGTTTAAAAGACCGAGAGGCACTCGAGATTACCTGCCTTTAGATAATTTAAAGAGAAAACTTGTTATAGAAAAATTTAGGAATGTTTTTGAGCTTTATGGCTACGGCGAAATACTTACTCCTGCGTTTGAGCACTTAGAGCTCCTAGAGGCGAAAGCCGGTCCCGAGGTTAAAGAGCAGATATACTGGTTTGAAGACAAAGCTGGTAGAAAACTTGGATTAAGGTTTGAGCTTACAACATCAGTCGCCCGTGTCGTTGGAGAACACAGAAGTTTGCCTAAACCGATAAAGTTTTACTATATTCAGCCGATGTGGAGATATGAAGAGCCTCAAAAGGGAAGACTTCGGGAATTTTGGCAAGCTGGCGTCGAGTTTATAGGCTCTAGAAGCCCAGCAGCAGATGCCGAAGTTGTTGCCTTGACCATTAGAGCTTTAAGGGAGGCTGGTATCGAAGATGCTGTCGCGCGCTTGAATAGTCGCGACATAATTGAAGGCTTGGCGGACTCAAAAGGTATACGTGTAGAAGATAGAGATGAATTTTTTAGAATACTCGACAAGCTAGAAAAGCGTGGACGGGATTTTGTAGTGAAAGAGCTTAACCGCATAGGGGTTGAAAAGCATGAAGCTGAGCTACTTGCGGAATTTATCTCTATGGAAGGCAGTAATGAAGAAAAGCTTGAAGAAGCTCGTATTTTGTTAAAAAACAGCGATAGAGGCTTGAATGGGATAGAGAGAATAAGCAAGATAATTCAGATATTAGAGAACGGCTATAATTTAAGCGATAGCGTTTACGTCGATTATGGAATTGTTAGAGGTTTAGGCTACTATACAGGTTTTGTTTTTGAAATAATATCGGAGAATGTTAGAGAAGTCGGAAGTATTGCGGGAGGCGGTCGCTACGATGATTTGATAAAATTGGTTGGAGGGTTTGAACTTCCAGCGACTGGAATGTCTATAGGCGTAGAAAGAGTGATTGAAGTGTTGGAGGCTAAGAATATATTTGCAGGCTTAACGTGTAAAGCTGCGAAGGTGTTGGTCGCGCCTGTTAAAAGCGATTATCTTATTGAAGCTCTGAAAATAGCAGAGGCTTTAAGAGACAACGAAATATCGGCAATAGTTGATCCTGAAAGATTTAAGCTTAGGCTATTACTTGACTACGCTGATAGGTTAAAAATAGACTACGTTATTATCATTGGCGAAAAGGAATTGAGTGAAGATAAAGTAACAATGCGTAATATGAAAACCTGGGAGCAGGAAACGTTAAAACTTGAAGATGCTATTAAGAAAATATTAGAAAGCTAAATAAGAAAGCGTTTAAATTTATTCATTAGTGATGAGAGAGCTCCGAGCCTGATTAATGATGGAACACAGACCTCTCTGATAACGTGATTTTATGAAATCCCCTTTTTCTCGATACGAAATAAGGCTTGAACTCTTGCACAAGCTGAAAGAAAAGGGATTTTACGTTAGGATGCACGCCTACGAGTATATCATAGGCGATTACAAACGTTTTCATGCTATAGTTTTCTTAGAACCAGAGAAAAACTATGCATTCATTAAAGTTTTGGGAGAAAAGGAAGTTATTAAAGAAATCGAAGAACTTATAGTCGAGCTAGATCCAAATATCCACATAGAAGAAATATGACCCTCATAAAGTTCTACGGCTACTACCGCGAGAAAATAGGAGAAAACAGCATTGAAGTGAGAGGTGTTTATACTCTCGAAGAGCTTTTAGAGAAGCTTAAAGAAGCGCTTAAAGAAAAAAAGGAGATATTG is a genomic window of Thermoproteales archaeon containing:
- a CDS encoding ATP-dependent DNA helicase, yielding MWPYPEFRRKQKEVIDIIDRALDKGKIVGLNAPTGFGKTIVVLYSLTRFLEKAPGKKCLYVVRTKNEVRPVLKELALLKSKMPEIKYTFLIAKRDMCFHRLRTNQELWISSEDFIETCKDFRSKNLCPLKRIEIEAYSSITEFLEEAVKKNSCPWYASKYMFDEAYFIIATYPYLFNPFIRQSVFSYNGGVLNLKDVIIVVDEAHNLESVIQSSDRSLSIKTVERALEELEKYSFVISNLDYAHCRNFLLSLLDYMGKYRGARKYIRLNIDYVYGQLVNIVDLDLLGIVSDDIRRAKVEMQGIRARSYLRSVWRFIYYFEISYTLYYEDVGIFALGEKLELKVLNPAIITSLLNESYTAILMSGTLPPLDYLRDVYGLKRDIEYIEIKDVFPPENKRYFCAVDVTTKYKTRTFEMFQKIASYILFIRTKIPFDYIVLVAYPSYDVMRKVLPIYNNIKEKIGENIIDIIESEDTKIDDVIRTVESAQGGIIIHAVAGGKLTEGIELTRNGKSLIGAVIIAGLPFPEPNDYLEAFLDRMSQLYGKEKGWEYTILIPTIIKVRQAFGRAIRGPSDVASFFILDRRALSKKIIKILNIKPTIVSLPRGKLP
- a CDS encoding histidine--tRNA ligase; amino-acid sequence: MFKRPRGTRDYLPLDNLKRKLVIEKFRNVFELYGYGEILTPAFEHLELLEAKAGPEVKEQIYWFEDKAGRKLGLRFELTTSVARVVGEHRSLPKPIKFYYIQPMWRYEEPQKGRLREFWQAGVEFIGSRSPAADAEVVALTIRALREAGIEDAVARLNSRDIIEGLADSKGIRVEDRDEFFRILDKLEKRGRDFVVKELNRIGVEKHEAELLAEFISMEGSNEEKLEEARILLKNSDRGLNGIERISKIIQILENGYNLSDSVYVDYGIVRGLGYYTGFVFEIISENVREVGSIAGGGRYDDLIKLVGGFELPATGMSIGVERVIEVLEAKNIFAGLTCKAAKVLVAPVKSDYLIEALKIAEALRDNEISAIVDPERFKLRLLLDYADRLKIDYVIIIGEKELSEDKVTMRNMKTWEQETLKLEDAIKKILES
- a CDS encoding MoaD/ThiS family protein: MTLIKFYGYYREKIGENSIEVRGVYTLEELLEKLKEALKEKKEILFEDGKLKRNILLAVNDDLVSLDNIAEVYISDKDTVSIMPLPSGG